One Glycine max cultivar Williams 82 chromosome 4, Glycine_max_v4.0, whole genome shotgun sequence DNA segment encodes these proteins:
- the LOC100805769 gene encoding probable LRR receptor-like serine/threonine-protein kinase At2g16250, with protein sequence MGIVWFGFLLLLLSQVTLEQIEPLSSAEERESLLELRASLGLRSKEWPRKPDPCLIWVGITCQNGRVVGINISGFRRTRIGRRNPQFAVDALANFTLLQTFNASNFVLSGPIPDWFGLSLPSLRVLDLRFCSIVDAIPSTLGNLTNLTGLYLSDNNLIGNVPGTLGQLLALSVLDLSRNSLTGSVPASFAFLSNLSSLDLSANFLSGAVPTGIGTLSRLQYLNLSNNGLASLPAQLGGLASLVDLDLSENSFVGVGLPLDLTGLRNLRRMILANSMLSGVLPGRLFSDSLQFLVLRQNNFSGSLPVELWSLPRLSFLDVSANNFSGLLPNSSSAANNATVAVLNISHNKFYGGLTPALRRFAFVDLSSNYFEGKVLDFMRNVSLDINCLQNATNQRSTVKCASFYAERGLSFDNFGRPNTTKPPAAAKSSGKSNKTKIILAAVLGGVGLIAILVFLLVLLLLCARKRGNSNQRGNGVGPAPVGSSPPNPGVPIDFPNVGDSFTYHQLLQATGDFNDANLIKHGHTGDFFNGVLESGIPIVIKRIDTRSAKKEAYLSELDFFNKVSHQRFVPLLGHCFENENEKFLVYKRTPNGDLSNCLYYKNTSEDGTSQSLDWITRLKIATGAAEALSYLHHECVPPIVHRDIQASSILLDDKYEVRLGSLSEVCAQEADIHQSKITRFLRLPQSSEQGTSGSSTSICAYDVYCFGKVLLELVTGKLGMSAASEAEVKEWFDQILPCISMYDKELVTKIVDPSMVVDEDFLEEIWAISIVARSCLNPKPSRRPPMRYVLKALENPLKVVREENSSSARLRATSSRGSWNATLFGSWRQSSSDVTVTPAASGTKLERASSLKLSGTTGSQSQGSFHNGGGEISSSRRRHSKEIFPEPSGVHDVERLELQ encoded by the exons ATGGGCATAGTGTGGTTTGGGTtcttgttgctgctgctgagTCAGGTGACATTGGAGCAGATTGAGCCACTGAGTTCCGCTGAGGAGCGAGAATCGTTGCTGGAACTAAGGGCTTCTCTGGGGTTGAGGAGCAAGGAGTGGCCAAGAAAGCCAGACCCTTGTTTAATCTGGGTTGGAATCACGTGCCAGAATGGTCGAGTCGTTGGGATCAATATCTCTGGGTTTAGAAGAACCAGAATTGGGAGGAGGAACCCGCAATTTGCAGTGGATGCTTTGGCCAATTTCACCCTCTTGCAGACCTTCAATGCCTCCAATTTCGTCCTTTCTGGCCCTATTCCTGATTGGTTTGGTCTCTCTCTCCCTTCGCTCAGAGTGCTTGATCTTCGTTTTTGCTCCATTGTTGATGCTATTCCCTCCACTCTTGGCAATTTAACCAACCTCACTGGTCTCTATCTCTCTGACAACAACCTCATTGGGAATGTTCCTGGGACTTTGGGTCAACTCTTGGCCCTTTCGGTTCTTGATCTTTCCAGGAATTCTCTTACTGGCTCCGTACCAGCCTCTTTCGCCTTTCTTTCGAATCTTTCTTCCCTTGACCTGTCTGCTAACTTTTTGTCGGGGGCGGTTCCCACCGGCATAGGGACTCTTTCCAGGCTGCAGTACTTGAATCTTTCCAACAATGGCCTTGCTTCTTTGCCTGCCCAATTGGGGGGTCTTGCTAGCTTAGTTGACCTTGATCTTAGTGAGAATTCTTTCGTTGGTGTTGGATTGCCTCTGGATTTGACCGGGTTGAGGAACTTGAGGAGGATGATACTCGCAAACAGCATGCTCTCTGGAGTTCTGCCCGGGAGGTTGTTTAGTGATTCGTTGCAGTTCCTAGTGCTGAGGCAAAACAATTTTAGTGGTTCTTTGCCTGTTGAGTTGTGGTCTCTGCCAAGATTGAGCTTCCTTGATGTCTCTGCCAATAACTTCAGTGGTCTGCTTCCCAATTCCAGTTCTGCTGCTAATAATGCTACTGTTGCGGTGCTCAATATTTCACATAACAAGTTTTATGGAGGCCTCACTCCTGCTCTCAGAAGGTTTGCTTTCGTTGATCTTTCCAGCAATTATTTTGAGGGCAAGGTTCTGGATTTCATGCGTAATGTATCTCTAGATATTAACTGCCTCCAGAATGCGACAAATCAGAGGTCAACGGTGAAATGTGCATCATTTTATGCAGAGAGGGGGCTCAGTTTTGACAATTTTGGACGCCCAAATACGACAAAACCTCCCGCCGCAGCCAAAAGCTCTGGGAAGAGCAATAAAACTAAGATTATATTGGCAGCAGTCTTGGGTGGAGTGGGTTTAATTGCAATTTTGGTGTTTCTACTAGTTCTGTTGCTTCTGTGTGCTCGTAAGAGGGGTAATTCAAATCAGAGAGGAAATGGTGTGGGTCCTGCTCCTGTTGGCAGTAGTCCTCCAAATCCCGGTGTACCAATCGACTTTCCAAATGTCGGAGATTCATTTACCTATCATCAGTTGCTCCAGGCAACAGGAGATTTCAATGATGCAAATCTTATCAAGCATGGCCACACTGGGGATTTCTTCAATGGTGTTCTGGAAAGTGGGATTCctattgttatcaaaaggatcGACACGCGCTCAGCTAAAAAGGAGGCTTACCTGTCGGAATTGGACTTCTTCAATAAGGTTTCTCATCAAAGATTTGTTCCTTTGTTAGGTCATTGctttgaaaatgagaatgagaagTTCCTGGTTTATAAACGCACGCCAAATGGGGACTTGTCTAATTGCTTGTACTACAAAAACACATCTGAAGATGGTACTTCGCAATCATTGGATTGGATAACTAGGTTAAAAATTGCTACTGGAGCAGCAGAGGCCCTATCATATCTACATCATGAATGTGTTCCACCGATTGTTCACAG AGATATTCAAGCAAGCAGTATACTTCTAGACGACAAATATGAAGTTCGGTTAGGGAGTTTAAGTGAAGTTTGTGCTCAAGAAGCTGATATTCATCAAAGTAAAATCACCCGGTTTCTGCGGTTGCCTCA GTCTTCTGAACAAGGCACATCTG GTTCATCAACATCAATTTGTGCCTATGACGTTTATTGTTTTGGAAAAGTTTTACTTGAGCTGGTGACGGGTAAGCTGGGAATGAGTGCAGCTAGTGAGGCCGAAGTAAAGGAATGGTTTGATCAGATTCTACCTTGCATTAGTATGTATGATAAGGAGCTAGTAACAAAAATTGTTGATCCGTCAATGGTTGTTGATGAGGATTTCTTAGAGGAAATATGGGCTATATCCATTGTTGCCAGGTCTTGCCTAAATCCTAAACCTTCAAGGAGACCCCCAATGAGATATGTTCTCAAGGCTCTGGAAAACCCTTTAAAGGTTGTGAGGGAAGAAAATTCCAGTTCTGCGCGGCTTAGAGCAACCTCTTCTAGAGGCTCTTGGAATGCTACGTTGTTTGGTAGTTGGCGTCAGAGTTCTTCCGATGTAACAGTTACTCCAGCAGCCTCTGGTACAAAACTCGAAAGAGCTAGCAGTTTAAAGCTGTCAGGAACTACCGGTTCGCAGTCACAGGGTAGTTTCCACAATGGTGGAGGTGAGATTTCGTCATCGCGGAGACGACATTCAAAGGAGATATTCCCAGAGCCATCTGGGGTACATGATGTAGAGAGGTTGGAGCTTCAATAG